A genomic stretch from Caulobacter sp. FWC2 includes:
- the secA gene encoding preprotein translocase subunit SecA: MLGLAKKLFGSSNERKVKAFAARVAKINALEPEYAALSDEALRGKTAEFKARLEKGETLEDVLNEAFAVVREAGKRVLGMRHFDVQMVGGMVLHFSGISEMRTGEGKTLVATLPTYLNALEGKGVHVITVNDYLARRDADWMGQIYTFLGLSYGVIVNGLSQGERQRAYRSDITYGTNNEFGFDYLRDNLVYSVEEMVQRGHNFVIVDEVDSILIDEARTPLIISGPTEDRSSFYKTIDVLVKQLIQDKGTYDHDEKQKQVILTEDGQEKIEEILMSGGHLAEDSAGLYDAANVSVVHHVNQALRANVLYTRDKDYIVKGGEVILIDEFTGRMMTGRRLSEGLHQAIEAKEGADVQPENQTLASVTIQNYFRLYKKLSGMTGTASTEAQEFDDIYKMSVSEIPTNRVIKRIDDDDEVYRTEREKNEAILKQIADCHVRGQPILVGTVSIEKSEELSKLLSSFAFENNGKKQKGIPHQVLNARFHEQEAGIVADAGVPGAVTIATNMAGRGTDIQLGGNIDMRLANWRQQQKGMGLEISHEDEVEERKRLEAEIVVAREKALAAGGLFVLGTERHESRRIDNQLRGRTGRQGDPGRSKFFLSCEDDLLRIFAGERLDAIMRTFGVQEGEAITHKWLNNAIATAQKRVEQRNYEIRKNLLKYDDVVNDQRKAVFEQRQEFMESSDLSDIIVEMRHDTIDDLIARHLPPKAYAEQWDIEGLKERVQSILGLDLPIEAWAAEEGIADEEIKNRLTKAADEYAAQREVIITPEQMRSVEKNFLLQMIDLQWREHLMHLDHLRNVIGLRGYGQRDPLNEYKTEAFSLFEKLLGDLRTNTTRWLMTVEIAYAEPEIPHASLEGLQEVHLDPLTGENAAVAGAIPDGLSPQQRQGLPISSLPEEWERTNRNAPCPCGSGKKFKQCHGSLI; this comes from the coding sequence ATGCTTGGTCTCGCCAAAAAGCTCTTCGGCTCTTCCAACGAACGCAAGGTCAAGGCCTTCGCCGCGCGGGTCGCCAAGATCAACGCTCTGGAACCCGAATACGCGGCCCTCTCGGACGAGGCGCTGAGGGGCAAGACCGCCGAATTCAAGGCCCGCCTTGAAAAGGGTGAAACGCTCGAAGACGTGCTGAACGAGGCCTTCGCCGTGGTGCGCGAGGCCGGCAAACGCGTGCTGGGCATGCGCCACTTCGACGTCCAGATGGTCGGCGGCATGGTGCTGCACTTCTCGGGCATCTCGGAAATGCGCACGGGCGAAGGTAAGACCCTGGTCGCCACCCTGCCGACCTACCTCAACGCCCTGGAAGGCAAGGGCGTCCACGTCATTACCGTCAACGACTACCTGGCCCGCCGCGACGCCGACTGGATGGGCCAGATCTACACCTTCCTGGGCCTCAGCTATGGCGTGATCGTCAACGGCCTGAGCCAGGGTGAGCGTCAGCGCGCCTATCGCAGCGACATCACCTACGGCACCAACAACGAATTCGGCTTCGACTACCTGCGCGACAACCTCGTCTACAGCGTCGAGGAAATGGTCCAGCGCGGCCACAACTTCGTCATCGTCGACGAAGTGGACTCGATCCTGATCGACGAAGCCCGCACCCCGCTGATCATCTCGGGCCCCACCGAGGACCGCAGCAGCTTCTACAAGACGATCGACGTCTTGGTGAAGCAGCTGATCCAGGACAAGGGCACGTACGACCACGACGAGAAGCAGAAGCAGGTCATCCTGACCGAGGACGGCCAGGAGAAGATCGAAGAGATCCTGATGTCGGGCGGCCACCTGGCCGAGGACTCGGCGGGCCTCTACGACGCGGCCAACGTCTCGGTGGTCCACCACGTCAACCAGGCCCTGCGCGCCAACGTGCTGTACACGCGCGACAAGGACTACATCGTCAAGGGCGGCGAGGTCATCCTGATCGACGAGTTCACCGGCCGCATGATGACGGGCCGCCGCCTGTCGGAAGGCCTGCACCAGGCCATCGAGGCCAAGGAAGGCGCCGACGTCCAGCCCGAGAACCAGACCCTGGCCTCGGTGACCATCCAGAACTACTTCCGCCTCTACAAGAAGCTGTCGGGCATGACCGGCACGGCGTCGACGGAAGCCCAGGAATTCGACGACATCTACAAGATGAGCGTCTCGGAAATCCCGACCAACCGCGTCATCAAGCGCATCGACGACGACGATGAGGTCTATCGCACCGAGCGCGAGAAGAACGAGGCCATCCTCAAGCAGATCGCCGACTGCCACGTGCGCGGCCAGCCGATCCTGGTCGGCACCGTGTCGATCGAGAAGTCCGAGGAACTGTCCAAGCTGCTGTCCAGCTTCGCGTTCGAGAACAACGGCAAGAAGCAGAAGGGCATCCCGCACCAGGTGCTGAACGCCCGCTTCCACGAACAGGAAGCCGGCATCGTCGCCGACGCGGGCGTGCCCGGCGCGGTGACCATCGCCACCAACATGGCCGGCCGCGGCACCGACATCCAGCTGGGCGGCAATATCGACATGCGCCTGGCCAACTGGCGCCAGCAGCAGAAGGGCATGGGGCTGGAGATCAGCCACGAGGACGAAGTCGAGGAGCGCAAGCGCCTCGAGGCCGAAATCGTCGTCGCCCGGGAAAAGGCCCTGGCCGCCGGCGGCCTGTTCGTGCTGGGCACCGAGCGCCACGAAAGCCGTCGCATCGACAACCAGCTGCGCGGCCGCACCGGCCGTCAGGGCGACCCGGGCCGGTCGAAGTTCTTCCTGTCGTGCGAGGACGACCTGCTGCGCATCTTCGCCGGCGAGCGCCTGGACGCGATCATGCGCACCTTCGGCGTCCAGGAAGGCGAGGCGATCACCCACAAGTGGCTGAACAACGCCATCGCCACCGCCCAGAAGCGCGTCGAGCAGCGCAACTACGAGATCCGCAAGAACCTCCTGAAGTACGACGACGTCGTCAACGATCAGCGCAAGGCCGTGTTCGAGCAGCGCCAGGAGTTCATGGAGTCCAGCGACCTCTCGGACATCATCGTCGAGATGCGTCACGACACGATCGACGACCTGATCGCCCGCCACCTGCCGCCCAAGGCCTATGCCGAGCAGTGGGACATCGAGGGCCTGAAGGAACGCGTCCAGTCGATCCTGGGCCTGGACCTGCCGATCGAGGCCTGGGCCGCCGAGGAAGGCATCGCCGACGAAGAGATCAAGAACCGCCTGACCAAGGCGGCCGACGAGTACGCCGCCCAGCGCGAAGTGATCATCACGCCCGAGCAGATGCGCTCGGTCGAGAAGAACTTCCTGCTGCAGATGATCGATCTGCAGTGGCGCGAGCACCTGATGCACCTGGACCACCTGCGCAACGTCATCGGCCTGCGCGGCTACGGCCAGCGCGATCCGCTGAACGAGTACAAGACCGAGGCCTTCTCGCTGTTCGAGAAGCTGCTGGGCGACCTGCGCACCAACACCACCCGTTGGCTGATGACGGTCGAGATCGCCTATGCCGAGCCGGAAATCCCGCACGCGTCGCTGGAGGGCCTCCAGGAGGTCCACCTGGACCCGCTGACCGGCGAGAACGCCGCCGTCGCCGGCGCCATCCCGGACGGCCTGTCGCCGCAACAGCGCCAGGGCCTGCCGATCTCGTCCCTGCCGGAAGAATGGGAACGCACCAACCGCAACGCCCCCTGCCCCTGCGGCTCGGGCAAGAAGTTCAAGCAGTGCCACGGCTCGCTGATCTGA
- a CDS encoding L-aspartate oxidase, with product MIQRITFDGPVIIGAGLAGLSAALAAHKALVLSPTPLATGCSSAWAQGGMAAALAADDTPALHAADTIAAGAGLCDPKAVELLTREGPQAVRDLAALGAPFDRKTGGDFVLSLEAAHAKARVARVGGDGAGAAIMAAVIAAVRAAPTIEVRENARARRLLQDATGRVVGVLAEIEGALVEIRSHSVILATGGIGGLYAVTTTPKEVRGEGLGLAALAGATIADPEFVQFHPTAIDIGRDPAPLATEALRGEGAILRNTDGRAFMADYHPAKELAPRDVVARAIHAERESGRGAFLDAVAAVGPHFPKEFPAVFEACRAGGLDPRREMIPVVPAVHYHMGGVATDLDGRASLPGLYAAGECASTGVQGANRLASNSLLEAAVFGARAGHAAASEGQAGGEPLSLTPLPDLPDAAFQILRKAMSRDAGVIRDQAGLTRLLEQIDALEPAYGPCPPLVAARLIVDAALARQESRGGHYRRDFPATAEPVRTFVTLTSADAAVRYAAE from the coding sequence ATGATCCAGCGCATCACCTTCGACGGCCCCGTCATCATCGGCGCCGGTCTCGCCGGCCTCAGCGCCGCCCTGGCCGCGCACAAGGCGTTGGTGCTGTCGCCGACGCCGCTGGCCACCGGCTGCTCCAGCGCCTGGGCGCAGGGCGGCATGGCGGCCGCCCTGGCCGCCGACGACACCCCCGCGCTGCACGCCGCCGACACCATCGCCGCCGGCGCGGGCCTGTGCGATCCCAAGGCCGTCGAGCTGCTGACCCGCGAAGGTCCGCAGGCCGTGCGCGACCTGGCCGCCCTCGGCGCGCCGTTCGACCGCAAGACGGGCGGAGACTTCGTGCTCAGCCTCGAAGCCGCCCACGCCAAGGCCCGGGTCGCCCGGGTCGGCGGCGACGGGGCCGGCGCGGCGATCATGGCCGCCGTCATCGCCGCCGTCCGCGCCGCCCCGACCATCGAGGTCCGCGAGAACGCCCGCGCCCGCCGGCTCCTGCAAGACGCGACCGGTCGCGTGGTCGGGGTTCTCGCCGAGATCGAAGGCGCGCTGGTCGAGATCCGCAGCCACAGCGTGATCCTGGCCACCGGCGGGATCGGCGGCCTCTATGCCGTCACCACCACGCCGAAGGAAGTGCGCGGCGAGGGCCTGGGCCTGGCCGCCCTGGCCGGCGCGACCATCGCCGATCCGGAGTTCGTGCAGTTCCACCCCACGGCCATCGACATCGGCCGCGATCCCGCCCCCCTGGCCACCGAGGCCCTGCGTGGCGAGGGCGCGATCCTGCGCAACACCGACGGCCGCGCCTTCATGGCCGACTACCACCCGGCCAAGGAGCTGGCCCCGCGCGACGTGGTGGCCCGCGCCATCCATGCCGAGCGCGAGTCCGGGCGCGGCGCGTTCCTGGACGCCGTGGCCGCCGTCGGCCCGCACTTCCCCAAGGAATTCCCGGCCGTGTTCGAGGCCTGCCGCGCCGGCGGCCTCGACCCCCGCCGCGAGATGATCCCGGTCGTGCCAGCGGTTCACTACCACATGGGCGGCGTCGCCACGGATCTGGACGGCCGCGCCAGCCTGCCGGGCCTCTACGCCGCCGGCGAGTGCGCCTCGACCGGGGTGCAGGGCGCCAACCGCCTGGCGTCCAACAGCCTGCTGGAAGCGGCTGTGTTCGGCGCCCGCGCCGGCCACGCGGCGGCGTCCGAGGGTCAGGCGGGCGGCGAGCCGCTCAGCCTGACGCCCCTGCCCGACCTGCCCGACGCCGCCTTCCAGATCCTGCGCAAGGCCATGAGCCGCGACGCCGGGGTGATCCGCGACCAGGCGGGCCTGACCCGCCTGCTGGAGCAGATCGACGCCCTGGAGCCCGCCTATGGCCCCTGCCCGCCGCTGGTCGCCGCCCGGCTCATCGTCGACGCCGCCCTGGCCCGCCAGGAAAGCCGAGGCGGCCACTATCGCCGCGACTTCCCGGCCACGGCCGAGCCGGTCCGCACCTTCGTCACCCTTACGAGCGCGGACGCCGCCGTCCGCTACGCCGCCGAATGA
- the nadC gene encoding carboxylating nicotinate-nucleotide diphosphorylase has translation MIIQPLDDILVRPIVDHALAEDLGRAGDITGQACIDPDARLSVVWASRQDGRVSGLSCARLSLAALDPTATFEVVTPDGSDVMPGAILARAEGNARAVLAAERTGLNLLGRLSGIATLTRAYVRLVEGTGATIVDTRKTTPGLRALEKYAVRCGGGVNHRFGLDDAILIKDNHVAACGGVGEAVRRARAHAGHLVKVEVEVDGLDQLDEALKHGPDVVMLDNFSLADLATAVRLAKGRAVLEASGGVNLTTVRAIAETGVDVISVGALTHSAPVLDIGLDAN, from the coding sequence ATGATTATCCAACCTCTGGACGACATCCTCGTCCGCCCGATCGTCGATCACGCCCTGGCCGAGGACCTGGGCCGGGCTGGCGACATCACCGGCCAGGCCTGCATCGATCCGGACGCCCGGCTGTCGGTGGTCTGGGCCAGCCGGCAGGACGGCCGGGTCTCGGGCCTGTCCTGCGCGCGCCTGTCGCTGGCGGCGCTCGACCCGACCGCGACCTTCGAGGTGGTGACGCCAGACGGCTCAGATGTCATGCCGGGCGCGATCCTGGCCCGCGCCGAGGGGAACGCCCGCGCCGTGCTGGCCGCCGAGCGCACCGGCCTGAACCTGCTGGGTCGCCTGTCGGGCATCGCCACCCTCACGCGGGCCTATGTCCGCCTGGTCGAGGGCACGGGGGCGACCATCGTCGACACACGCAAGACCACGCCGGGCCTGCGCGCCCTGGAGAAGTACGCCGTCCGCTGCGGCGGCGGGGTCAACCACCGCTTCGGCCTGGATGACGCCATCCTGATCAAGGACAACCACGTCGCCGCCTGCGGCGGGGTGGGCGAAGCCGTGAGGCGAGCCCGCGCCCATGCCGGCCACCTGGTCAAGGTGGAGGTCGAGGTCGACGGCCTGGACCAGCTGGACGAGGCCCTAAAGCACGGGCCGGACGTGGTGATGCTCGACAACTTCAGCCTCGCCGATCTGGCGACCGCCGTCCGCCTGGCCAAGGGCCGCGCGGTGCTGGAGGCCTCGGGCGGGGTGAACCTCACCACCGTCCGCGCCATCGCCGAGACCGGCGTCGACGTGATCAGCGTCGGCGCCCTGACCCACTCGGCGCCGGTGCTGGATATCGGGCTGGACGCCAACTAG
- a CDS encoding peptidyl-prolyl cis-trans isomerase — protein MALKTTSRLMSALSVVACVLVLAACGQNKVADKPPEPGDTAVARVNGQVIWASDVKREAVAQGLISEGEPLDISSEVFRQRLDEVIDQKLLASEAIKRKIDKEAVAQRRLAAARERILGDMLVEGVVEKAVTEDAIRKLYAEQQKLSKRSEEIRARQIIVGSQAEADSIKKLLASGASFDALAMERSTDQATRFNGGDLGYFTLDVMPEPYGVALKDAQKGALVGPFAAEGGWVIVKVEDKRTEEPITLEAARPQIVRFLTYDQVRDVLEKLRGSAKVEMLVGKPQDVSGAAGAQEPASAPAELQGAAPASAPAAPPAQPTQPAKK, from the coding sequence TTGGCCTTGAAGACCACTTCCCGCCTGATGAGCGCGCTCAGCGTCGTCGCCTGCGTCCTGGTGCTGGCCGCGTGCGGCCAGAACAAGGTCGCCGACAAGCCGCCGGAGCCCGGCGACACGGCCGTGGCGCGCGTCAACGGCCAGGTGATCTGGGCCTCCGACGTGAAGCGCGAGGCCGTGGCCCAGGGCCTGATCAGCGAGGGCGAACCGCTGGACATCTCCAGCGAGGTGTTCCGCCAGCGCCTCGACGAAGTCATCGACCAGAAGCTGCTGGCCTCCGAGGCCATCAAGCGCAAGATCGACAAGGAGGCTGTAGCCCAGCGCCGCCTGGCCGCCGCCCGCGAACGCATCCTGGGCGACATGCTGGTCGAGGGCGTGGTCGAGAAGGCCGTCACCGAGGACGCCATCCGCAAGCTCTATGCCGAGCAGCAGAAGCTTTCGAAGCGCTCGGAAGAGATCCGCGCCCGCCAGATCATCGTCGGCAGCCAGGCCGAGGCCGACAGCATCAAGAAGCTGCTGGCCTCCGGGGCCTCGTTCGACGCCCTGGCCATGGAGCGCTCGACCGACCAGGCCACCCGCTTCAACGGCGGCGACCTGGGCTATTTCACCCTGGACGTCATGCCCGAGCCCTATGGCGTGGCCCTGAAGGACGCCCAGAAGGGCGCGCTCGTCGGTCCGTTCGCGGCCGAGGGCGGCTGGGTCATCGTCAAGGTCGAGGACAAGCGCACCGAGGAGCCCATCACCCTGGAGGCGGCCCGCCCGCAGATCGTGCGCTTCCTGACCTATGATCAGGTCCGCGACGTGCTCGAGAAGCTGCGCGGCTCGGCCAAGGTCGAGATGCTGGTCGGCAAGCCCCAGGACGTGTCCGGCGCGGCCGGCGCTCAGGAGCCGGCTTCCGCCCCGGCGGAGCTGCAAGGCGCCGCGCCGGCCTCGGCGCCGGCCGCGCCGCCCGCCCAACCTACCCAACCCGCCAAGAAGTAA
- the argJ gene encoding bifunctional glutamate N-acetyltransferase/amino-acid acetyltransferase ArgJ, giving the protein MTKTPQKADKTSGKTTVAKAPEAAQGSANPVAAAGAALERALVDPLTSALKRAGLRRGQKSAGEVATPPAAPAPAKPVSGGAGKPGLAISPLAVPFPVIPPIAGVEIATGRAGFYKHEREDLVLMRFAEGTSAAGVFTRHGVGSAPVDWCKRQLAASGGADVRALVVNAGCANSFTGRPGADAVRRVATAVGKRLDCRQRDVMMASTGVIGVILDDSKITARLPEVEARLTADAWAEAGRAIMTTDTFPKGAYATAMIDGHEVKIAGIAKGSGMIAPDMATMLAFVATDAAIAPAALQTLVSLYTRTTFNCVTVDGDRSTNDTLLLFATGQSGAPKIHRAGDKRLADFREKLEAVLLDLALQLVKDGEGATKFVKITVNGAQSPASARKIARTIAESPLVKTAFAGEDANWGRIVMAVGRADEPVAREKISVKFGDLYAARDGLISAEYDEAKMSAYVKNQQFEVSVDVGVGKGSSTVWTCDLTKQYVAINGDYRS; this is encoded by the coding sequence ATGACCAAGACTCCCCAGAAGGCCGACAAGACTTCGGGCAAGACCACCGTCGCGAAGGCCCCCGAGGCCGCCCAGGGTTCGGCCAATCCCGTCGCCGCCGCCGGCGCCGCCCTTGAGCGCGCCCTGGTCGACCCGCTGACCTCGGCCTTGAAGCGCGCCGGCCTGCGCCGCGGTCAGAAGTCGGCCGGCGAGGTCGCGACGCCTCCGGCTGCTCCGGCGCCCGCCAAGCCTGTCTCAGGGGGCGCGGGCAAGCCCGGCCTGGCGATCTCGCCCCTGGCCGTGCCGTTCCCGGTGATCCCGCCGATCGCCGGCGTCGAGATCGCCACTGGACGCGCCGGCTTCTACAAGCACGAGCGCGAGGACCTGGTCCTCATGCGCTTCGCCGAGGGAACCTCGGCGGCGGGGGTCTTCACCCGGCACGGCGTCGGCTCGGCGCCCGTTGACTGGTGCAAGCGCCAGCTGGCCGCGTCCGGCGGCGCGGACGTCCGCGCCCTGGTCGTCAACGCCGGCTGCGCCAACAGCTTCACCGGCCGTCCCGGCGCGGACGCCGTGCGCCGCGTGGCCACGGCCGTGGGCAAGCGCCTGGACTGCCGCCAGCGCGACGTGATGATGGCCTCCACCGGCGTCATCGGCGTCATCCTGGACGACAGCAAGATCACCGCCCGCCTGCCCGAGGTCGAAGCCCGCCTGACGGCCGACGCCTGGGCCGAGGCTGGCCGCGCGATCATGACCACCGACACCTTCCCCAAGGGCGCCTACGCTACGGCGATGATCGACGGGCATGAAGTGAAGATCGCCGGCATCGCCAAGGGCTCGGGCATGATCGCGCCCGACATGGCGACCATGCTGGCCTTCGTCGCGACCGACGCGGCCATCGCGCCCGCGGCGCTGCAGACCCTGGTCAGCCTCTATACCCGCACGACCTTCAACTGCGTGACGGTGGACGGCGATCGCTCGACCAACGACACCCTGCTGTTGTTCGCCACCGGCCAGTCGGGGGCGCCCAAGATCCACCGCGCCGGCGACAAGCGCCTGGCCGACTTCCGCGAGAAGCTGGAAGCGGTGTTGCTGGATCTGGCGCTGCAACTGGTCAAGGACGGTGAAGGGGCGACCAAGTTCGTCAAGATCACCGTCAACGGCGCGCAGAGCCCCGCCTCGGCTCGCAAGATCGCCCGCACCATCGCCGAGAGCCCGCTGGTCAAGACCGCCTTCGCCGGCGAGGACGCCAACTGGGGCCGGATCGTCATGGCCGTGGGCCGCGCCGACGAGCCGGTCGCCCGCGAGAAGATCAGCGTCAAGTTCGGCGACCTCTATGCCGCCCGCGACGGCCTGATATCGGCCGAATACGACGAGGCCAAGATGAGCGCCTACGTCAAGAACCAGCAGTTCGAGGTCAGCGTCGACGTCGGCGTCGGCAAGGGCTCGTCCACGGTGTGGACCTGCGACCTGACCAAGCAGTACGTGGCGATCAACGGCGACTACCGGAGCTAG
- a CDS encoding methyltransferase domain-containing protein, translating to MHESSKSVFHKIKDSRYATRYIVGDGIDIGAGEDSIGQYYEFFPLMKSCRGWDLPDGDAQLMASVPDATFDFVHSSHCLEHMRDPREALENWLRILKPGGHLVCLIPDEDLYEQGVFPSTFNTDHKHTFTIFKKASWSSASINLTQLLASLSADVEIKKIELMDATFRYDFNQRIGVDRFDQTRTAVGECAIEFVLKKL from the coding sequence ATGCACGAATCCAGCAAGTCCGTCTTCCACAAGATCAAGGATTCGCGCTACGCGACCCGCTACATCGTCGGCGACGGCATCGACATCGGGGCCGGCGAGGATTCGATCGGCCAGTACTACGAGTTCTTCCCGCTGATGAAATCGTGCCGTGGCTGGGACCTGCCCGACGGCGACGCCCAACTGATGGCCAGCGTGCCGGACGCGACCTTCGACTTCGTCCACTCGTCCCACTGCCTGGAGCACATGCGCGATCCCAGGGAAGCGCTGGAGAACTGGCTGCGGATCCTAAAGCCTGGCGGCCACCTGGTGTGCCTGATCCCCGACGAGGATCTCTACGAGCAGGGCGTGTTCCCCTCGACCTTCAACACCGACCACAAGCACACCTTCACGATCTTCAAGAAGGCCTCCTGGTCCAGCGCCAGCATCAACCTGACGCAGCTGCTGGCCAGCCTGTCGGCCGATGTCGAGATCAAGAAGATCGAGCTGATGGACGCCACCTTCCGCTACGACTTCAACCAGCGGATCGGCGTGGACCGCTTCGACCAGACCCGCACGGCGGTCGGCGAGTGCGCGATCGAGTTCGTGCTGAAGAAGCTTTAA
- the nadA gene encoding quinolinate synthase NadA gives MADGFAGPLEFTAQVEAETAGVWDKVKHHVTPMEWRVQAPLIAEINRIKREKNAAILAHNYMTPDIFHGVGDFVGDSLALAKEAAKSDAQIIVQAGVHFMAETSKVLSPQKKILIPDLKAGCSLASSITGADVRLIKQRYPGIPVVTYVNTTADVKAETDICCTSANAVQVVEWAAREWGVDKVILIPDEYLARNVARQTDVKIIAWAGHCEVHKRFTAQDIADMRAAWPGAEVLAHPECPAEILEAADFAGSTAAMNDYVAQHKPAQVVLITECSMASNVQAESPATQFIGPCNMCPHMKRITLQNIYDALVYEQFEVTVDADILDRARLAVQRMIDLPPPAVPARYDLVKARHHVNVELI, from the coding sequence ATGGCTGACGGGTTTGCTGGTCCGCTCGAGTTCACCGCCCAGGTCGAGGCGGAAACCGCCGGCGTCTGGGACAAGGTCAAGCACCACGTCACGCCGATGGAGTGGCGCGTCCAGGCTCCGTTGATCGCCGAGATCAACCGGATCAAGCGCGAGAAGAACGCCGCCATCCTGGCCCACAACTACATGACGCCGGACATCTTCCACGGCGTGGGCGACTTCGTCGGCGACAGCCTGGCCCTGGCCAAGGAAGCCGCCAAGAGCGACGCCCAGATCATCGTCCAGGCCGGCGTCCACTTCATGGCCGAGACCAGCAAGGTGCTCTCGCCCCAGAAGAAGATCCTGATCCCGGACCTGAAGGCCGGCTGCAGCCTGGCCTCCTCGATCACCGGCGCCGACGTGCGACTGATCAAGCAGCGCTATCCGGGCATCCCGGTGGTTACCTATGTCAACACCACCGCCGACGTGAAGGCCGAGACCGACATCTGCTGCACCAGCGCCAACGCCGTGCAGGTGGTCGAATGGGCGGCCAGGGAATGGGGTGTCGACAAGGTCATCCTGATCCCTGACGAATATCTGGCCCGCAACGTCGCGCGCCAGACCGACGTCAAGATCATCGCCTGGGCCGGCCACTGCGAGGTGCACAAGCGCTTCACCGCCCAGGACATCGCCGACATGCGCGCGGCCTGGCCGGGCGCCGAGGTGCTGGCCCACCCCGAGTGCCCGGCCGAGATCCTGGAAGCCGCCGACTTCGCCGGCTCGACGGCGGCGATGAACGACTATGTGGCCCAGCACAAGCCGGCCCAGGTGGTGCTGATCACCGAGTGCTCGATGGCCAGCAACGTCCAGGCCGAAAGCCCGGCGACCCAGTTCATCGGCCCCTGCAACATGTGTCCGCACATGAAGCGGATCACGCTGCAGAACATCTATGACGCCCTGGTTTACGAGCAGTTCGAGGTCACGGTCGACGCCGACATCCTCGACCGCGCCCGCCTGGCCGTGCAGCGGATGATCGACCTGCCGCCGCCGGCCGTACCGGCGCGTTACGACCTGGTGAAGGCCCGGCATCACGTGAATGTCGAGCTGATCTAA